The window ctttttcaaatttgaaaatcgaaaaagtTCTAAATTTGTGTTTTCAAGGTGcttaaaatatcaataattaGCAAAAATGTATATATCGAAATTCGATTCATGGTTCCGAATGAATGTAAATCCAAAAAGGAAAGTTACACACAATATATGAGGGAAATAGTTGAACGACCTCTTGCTCTCTCACGCAGCTTCAGTCATAATAGGTTTAGTAGTTAATCTTTgcttgcctttttttttttaccgcCTACAGGCTTATATATGACGACTGcaaattaaacaattataaaatttgctataatttttttaattaaagaacATAACGATTAGCACAACGAGACTGAAACAGAGGGACAATGAAAATGATGGAGTAATGGGCTTGTGAACCAGCCATGTGCTTTACCAACTTGCCTCTTTCGGTTCCAGTTCTATTGGCAAATTTTGTCACATATTTTACAAGATGATGATATTTATCAGAAAATGCTATCTGACAGAACAAAGATGAATGGTAGATAGAACTGATAGTGTCATGATGAACGTGTCCAAAAATTGATATTTTGTCAATTCACTGATGATTTAATGTAGATTCATTtctattcaattaaaaaaaaaaccatcttcttcctctctttctCGTCCCGACTTGTTACAAGGGCAAGGAGAATATTCACGACACTTACCTGGCTGATGTGAAACATGACTTGCAAGAGAGCATAGAACCAAAAccttataatattttgtatccaaggaaagatattgttttgattttttgaacattttttaatttttaattttcctatattttatattttcttaccaaatttataattattctaGTGATAgtgttatattttgttttgaataaaatataacaataatcGAATCAATGACGAAGAGCCAATCCTAACCCATGTGCCCCTACTCTCACCAACGCCACATTATAGtacacttatttttttttctggggACTAAATCACACTGACAACTTCTTATGCACATGGGGATGAAATCACCTTTGAATGGATTACCCTCAGCTTTCTTCTATATTGAAAATACTTTACAAAGTTGTAAAGGTAAAGACAGTCTCTCTCTTACGGTTTCTATCATGAATATCCGGAAGTAGTGAATTATGATTTCTCTCCACTTAATAAAGATTTCATTCTAGTGCACTTTCTTGTGGCTTGTGCGTGCCATCTACTTTAGGCACTGAGAGTTATGTTTGGTAAGTGGAAACCAGATTTTGTGAATGAATTTTCTCAGAGTTGTATTACTGGTTTATATACTTCTTTGTTAGAAACAATTGTAGTATAGCAGTAGATGCATGTTCTGATCTCCCCGTCTCTATTGTTTCTTTTCCGTTACCTTTCTACTCACGTCGaactttgttttagtttttattacaTAGGTATTTCCTTtacaatatgcatatatataaattgccTGGACTCATGATCAAAAAGAAATTGTGAAATATGAAGAGGAGAAGTAGCCATGAATAAATGTTTACTGAACTGAGAACTAATAAACAGAGGCTTCTTATCTCTCTATTTATCCCTAACAGAAAATCTCCAACAATATTTGCATAGTTAAGCTATGCGAACACACTTGTACAGCTTATATACCTCTCATCATTACACATTGATGCCGACCTCGCCAAAGACCAAATCTGAATCACTTCCGAAGAAATCAGATAAATTCTTTTCATATATGGAGTTGCATGAAGAAGAATCATATATTATCACATACAGCTTTTTGCTTCAACATCTCCAAAATTTGTATGTTTGCCAACCTGTCGTGGTCATATAGGATCATTGTATCCAATGCAAAAGCattgcttcacttcaaacagcTGTCAAAAGAAGTTACTCAAGGAGTCCAATGCCACAAATGTCAAACCAGCTTTAGTAGCTTCATGTTTCCAGTAGAATTCGCAGCTACAAGCATATTCGACTTTTTTTTCCAACAGACGCTCGACACAAACTGCGCATTGTCATCGAAGCACTCGTTTCCAGAAATGGGATCCACAGCTCCAAACTTGTATGAAGTCATTGGCATCGGTAAGGATTTATAGTAACTATATACCTGAGAAGCAAAATCCAAGCAAAGAAGAATATTTTTCAAGTTATAAGCGAACTTTAACGGATGAaacttgtttgtttattataataataaaatacctCATTGGTCTCTGAACCACATGCTATGTATCCATCCAAAACTGATAATCCAACAAAATTCTGTTTTTCAGGTAAAAGATTAGAAGACATCAGAACTAACGTACGATGTTGGATCCGaattttataattctttttggGACTAACCTTTTGATTTGTATGTCCTTTATACGTCAATGGACAAGCACCAGGAGATAAACCAGTCTTGTTAAGATTCCAAAGCTTGAGAGAGTTATCAGTGGAAGCAGAGACAATGGTTTCTGAGTCCATAAATTTAACATAGCTAACAGTTTTCTCATGGCCAGACAATGTGCACCAAGGAGTTCTGACGTACCGAAGATCATAGCAATAGACCTTGTAATCAGCTGACCCAAATGCCAATAAGTGATTGGAATATGCAGAGAATTGCACGCAACACACGTTAGCTGGACTCCAGATTGTGCCTAATGAACGTTTCTGCATAAGCCACCAGAGAAGAACATAAATTCCACTACCTTTGGATAGTCATATGTCTAAACAGAGAATCATAATTTATGGGAGCTATACTGATTCGgagttaagaaaaaaagtgtTTACCTCATTGACGCTCCAAAGCTTTACCGAACAGTCATCACTTCCACTGACAAATTTTGTCGGGTCAGATGGAGAAAAATCAACTGACCAGGCTCTCTTCTGATGTTCTGTATACTGGGAGAATCCTTGTCCAGTCCCTGCATCCCATATCTGCAGGACAGATCCTACTGAGCAACAGAGGATGGCAAATGAAAAAGAAGATAACATGTCATAGATAGGAGAAACTATTCAAACGCACCTGAACTACACCATCGTAGTCAGTCGAGGCTAAGTAGTTTTTGATGTAATTATTCCAGCAAACACAGCTTAATTTGGATTTGCTGACCATCTCAACTAGTGGATATTGAACACCGACAGATTCATTCATAAACGCATTGAAGTCAAAAATCTTGATTTTCTTTGATATCCCAGCGGCTGCTATGTGTTCCTCTTCAGCGTCAAAACTCAATGAGCATACCACACTAGCAGTAGAGTTTAAAAGATCTCCACTTCTTACTGTCCCACAGGTTTCAAACTTGCTATACCGAGCAAATTTGCACAGCCCCTCGAAAAACACTTCCACTTGATCTGAAGATTTTTCTTTGGTTTTCGTTTCCTGATTCTCATTTTGGTTTTCAGACCACCTAAGGCTTTTGTCAGAACGGGCGGCGGAATTGGATAACTTCATTTGTGATCTCATGAAGAAATATGCATCTTCGAGTTGACGGAGATTACTCATCATCAGCCTGTCAGTATTAGCAGCTGGTGCAAACAAGGCGCCAGAAGAAGTTGTACAGCGCTCGTCTAGGGGAGATGATTGCACTCTTGTTTCAATAGCTCCATGAGATCTCACCAGAGATGCATTTGAAGAATATCTTTGCTCGGCTTCCTTAATATCATCCTCCAAGGTCTGGATGTCTTGCAAAAGCTTAGTtgcatttttcttcttctgcttttCTAGTGAAGACAAAAAATGAAGTAACAGCTCAGACATCTCCTCATCCGCAGCAGTCGTTATCGCCGAATCATTCTTGGATATCAACTCAGAATTTAGTATTTCTCTGTCACAGGAAAATAAGAGACTCAGAACTGAAAAAGAAACAGCAAGAATGTTCACATAGTAGCATGCTGCATGCCACTTTATGTACACAAATTTGAGGGGAAACATTGAATAAAATTGAAAGTGACATGATTCATTTCAGAGATCACTCAGCTAAATACCTAGCTGTTGGTCTCGAGGAGGGTTCCGGATGTAGTAGCCAAAGACAAAATCCAGCTTCCTCAGGATATTTGGAGAGAAATGCTGGTGGGAGAATCCGATGACGTAAATCTGCCATCATTGCAGCATGCATCTCACTGGACTCGCAATGACATAGCAACTGAAACAACCATGGTCAGTCAGGCTAGAGACTTCAGTTAACTAAAAACTGACAGGTTATATTGCAGACTGGTAAATAGTAATACTATCTCTGGGACTACAAATAAAAGTCTGAAGAAAAGAGATGGAAGCCCAACCCGCTAGCACACAGACATAAAATGAAAGAGACATAAGCATAATATCTGTAGTAAATGTCCTTACCTCAAACAGAAGAACACCAAGGGcatatatgtttgatttttctccGGAGTCTTCTCCATTTATCTCCTCTGGACAAGTATACCATTGCTCTTCAAGCCATGTGGACATAGACTGTTTTCTCCTCGTCATCGATGCCACTCCTAAACTTTTTCTATAGTTTTGCTGTTGAAGTTCACAACTGTCTGGATTATATGCATCAACCACGTTCAAATCAATCACAGGGCTGATCCTTTCGAAAGGTCTCCCAGTTGAAGGAGCCTCAAGGtccatttttcttttcttcaaatCCCTACCCATAACAGATGATTCCTGAGTCCCCGGCCTCTTCCTATTCACCTCTTCGTCACCGTTGTTCTTTCCGAACGTACCAGTATACCTAAGTTTCTTGGAAGGGACCAAAGCGAAAAGGGATGGTCTCAAGTCCACCAAGAATAATCCTTGCGAATGGGCTGAGTCAACCAGCTCCACCAGCTGCCTAAATAGAGAAAGGCCATGCCGTCTCTCTCGTTTACCATAACTTGATCTAAGAAACTCCCTCAAACTGATTCCATCACCATGTCCTTTGTGACTTGAATTTCCTGGGATATGCGACTTGCTATTATCCAACTTGTTTTCCTGGCAATCTTGGCCAGAGACAAAGTCAGGAGGAGTTTCTTGGTTTTCCCCCTTCATAGCACTCAGGAAACTGGAAGAACTCAATGCAGGTGCGTTCATATTAATGCTGTTATCTCCAGCTGCTCTAAGACGTTGAGAAAACGCTTCAAGATTCTGATGGCTCCTCCTATTGATATAGTTTAGCCTTTCAGAAGAAGCTCCCGCAAGCTGTTGTCTGATTCTAGACAGCATATGAGAATCAACATCTCCATCTCCTAGCCTAAACGCAGGAGGAGAGCCTTGAGCaagattattattatatacatGCTCAAACTTGCCAGCCCTAGAACTAGAACTATCTACATTAACTATCCTATTATTCACCAATCTGAGCTCTTCAACACAGATCTTAGAAGAAGCTCCTCCAACAGATTCTTCCACCGGAGGCTTGTTGATATCATCAACAACATTCTTCATGTCAGCTGAGCTTCCTGTACAATCGTTCCCAGCTTCGAGCTGACAAGGAACATCATCCACTCTTCCTTTGAATTGTAAGTTGCTGCTCGCCACAGCTTCTTCACCGATCAACACAGCCTCCATGCCCTAAccgttattaaaaaaaaatggaatcgCATCAGAATCGGAATCAAACCCTAACAACTAAATTCTCCGGAAGATATATAAATGCATGTTCAGATTCTAAACACACAAAAGCAATATTCAAACGTAATTTGAAGCAAGCTAGTGAGAACCATTATGTGACATTTAAGCAAACGAAGAAACCAATCATGTAAAAATCTCATGCGAAACGAGAACTGCACGAAAATCAAATCGGTTACCAGTTACCGAGAGATCACACACTATCAGATCATACAGCGATGCGGTGAGGCAAGTGGGAGAAGAAGCGAATAAACCTCCAAATTCAAAACTCACACCAAGGagacgaagaagatgaagaagaaatatAATGTAAGACTATAAACTTATCTACGCAATGAATCTCTTCTCTACACTGTTGTTGACTCGTTTCGTTTCGTTTCTTCTTcgttaattatttgtttttatttttttaattattattttaatcattAATTTACGGTTGAAGTCGCATATCCATTTTCTGGCGGAGGATTTTccaacattattttatttattactttatggaaaagagagattttttttttcttctggcaGCCCAATTAAAAAGAGATTAAAAAGGATACGACACGTGATTGCGTTGATACTCTTTTAATTTTAGTAACTTCAGCTAAAGAGACGGTGCTAGTTTTGGTGTTATTTACGGTGAATGCCATTCTTGGCTTTCCTCTTCAGTAAACAATAGGTTTGCCCGTGGGGGTAGGATTGGTATATAATGAGAAAAGGCGTGGGGATTAAGAATGTTGCATGGAGGATATTTATTTGTTAAGAGGAGGAGGTTTAAACACGTCAACGCCGCTTAATCTATTCACTCGAGAGGGGACTCACCTGAAAGATGTGGAGAGTAACAAGCCACGATATACAATCAGATTTGAAGGGCTGGAagcaagcaaaaaaaaagtggCCGTCttctgaaaagaaaaaaacagagaaaaaaaagaaagaaaaaacagaatTGTAGCCACCGGTTATTTAAACCCTGGTACTGATGAAAGAGTGGACATATGAGTTTACCACTACACCAATGAAGATACTCCAAGTAAACTGCcgaaattaattaatgagaTAAATAGCCGCGGGTGCGATCacaccagcactaatgcaccggatcccatcagaactctgcAGTTAAACGTGTTTGTGTGAGAATAGTACTAGGATGAGTGACCTCCCAGAAAGTCCTTGTGTTGCACCCctaaaaaaaagtgtttcaaaaaaaaaaaatagccgCAAGCAGGTGCTTGATCAGCTTCGTTCAAGAGCCGGCACTGTATACAATTCGAATAATCAAATGCTCCTTGCTAAAACACTTATGGTGCTGAGCTCTATGGCCTAATGGGCTGGATcgttaaaaataatatcattatGGTGGCCCATTTTATAACTTGGAAAACATACATAACGCTAGaacctttataaattaataatgttagaattttgaaattttattaatttataaaaatacgaatttacaaaaatttctttctttagatttcttattttaagatatatttattattttattctaaaaaaggaaa of the Brassica rapa cultivar Chiifu-401-42 chromosome A03, CAAS_Brap_v3.01, whole genome shotgun sequence genome contains:
- the LOC103858211 gene encoding protein SUPPRESSOR OF PHYA-105 1 isoform X2 produces the protein MEAVLIGEEAVASSNLQFKGRVDDVPCQLEAGNDCTGSSADMKNVVDDINKPPVEESVGGASSKICVEELRLVNNRIVNVDSSSSRAGKFEHVYNNNLAQGSPPAFRLGDGDVDSHMLSRIRQQLAGASSERLNYINRRSHQNLEAFSQRLRAAGDNSINMNAPALSSSSFLSAMKGENQETPPDFVSGQDCQENKLDNSKSHIPGNSSHKGHGDGISLREFLRSSYGKRERRHGLSLFRQLVELVDSAHSQGLFLVDLRPSLFALVPSKKLRYTGTFGKNNGDEEVNRKRPGTQESSVMGRDLKKRKMDLEAPSTGRPFERISPVIDLNVVDAYNPDSCELQQQNYRKSLGVASMTRRKQSMSTWLEEQWYTCPEEINGEDSGEKSNIYALGVLLFELLCHCESSEMHAAMMADLRHRILPPAFLSKYPEEAGFCLWLLHPEPSSRPTAREILNSELISKNDSAITTAADEEMSELLLHFLSSLEKQKKKNATKLLQDIQTLEDDIKEAEQRYSSNASLVRSHGAIETRVQSSPLDERCTTSSGALFAPAANTDRLMMSNLRQLEDAYFFMRSQMKLSNSAARSDKSLRWSENQNENQETKTKEKSSDQVEVFFEGLCKFARYSKFETCGTVRSGDLLNSTASVVCSLSFDAEEEHIAAAGISKKIKIFDFNAFMNESVGVQYPLVEMVSKSKLSCVCWNNYIKNYLASTDYDGVVQIWDAGTGQGFSQYTEHQKRAWSVDFSPSDPTKFVSGSDDCSVKLWSVNEKRSLGTIWSPANVCCVQFSAYSNHLLAFGSADYKVYCYDLRYVRTPWCTLSGHEKTVSYVKFMDSETIVSASTDNSLKLWNLNKTGLSPGACPLTYKGHTNQKFWMDT
- the LOC103858211 gene encoding protein SUPPRESSOR OF PHYA-105 1 isoform X1 produces the protein MEAVLIGEEAVASSNLQFKGRVDDVPCQLEAGNDCTGSSADMKNVVDDINKPPVEESVGGASSKICVEELRLVNNRIVNVDSSSSRAGKFEHVYNNNLAQGSPPAFRLGDGDVDSHMLSRIRQQLAGASSERLNYINRRSHQNLEAFSQRLRAAGDNSINMNAPALSSSSFLSAMKGENQETPPDFVSGQDCQENKLDNSKSHIPGNSSHKGHGDGISLREFLRSSYGKRERRHGLSLFRQLVELVDSAHSQGLFLVDLRPSLFALVPSKKLRYTGTFGKNNGDEEVNRKRPGTQESSVMGRDLKKRKMDLEAPSTGRPFERISPVIDLNVVDAYNPDSCELQQQNYRKSLGVASMTRRKQSMSTWLEEQWYTCPEEINGEDSGEKSNIYALGVLLFELLCHCESSEMHAAMMADLRHRILPPAFLSKYPEEAGFCLWLLHPEPSSRPTAREILNSELISKNDSAITTAADEEMSELLLHFLSSLEKQKKKNATKLLQDIQTLEDDIKEAEQRYSSNASLVRSHGAIETRVQSSPLDERCTTSSGALFAPAANTDRLMMSNLRQLEDAYFFMRSQMKLSNSAARSDKSLRWSENQNENQETKTKEKSSDQVEVFFEGLCKFARYSKFETCGTVRSGDLLNSTASVVCSLSFDAEEEHIAAAGISKKIKIFDFNAFMNESVGVQYPLVEMVSKSKLSCVCWNNYIKNYLASTDYDGVVQIWDAGTGQGFSQYTEHQKRAWSVDFSPSDPTKFVSGSDDCSVKLWSVNEKRSLGTIWSPANVCCVQFSAYSNHLLAFGSADYKVYCYDLRYVRTPWCTLSGHEKTVSYVKFMDSETIVSASTDNSLKLWNLNKTGLSPGACPLTYKGHTNQKNFVGLSVLDGYIACGSETNEVYSYYKSLPMPMTSYKFGAVDPISGNECFDDNAQFVSSVCWKKKSNMLVAANSTGNMKLLKLV